In the genome of Muntiacus reevesi chromosome 5, mMunRee1.1, whole genome shotgun sequence, one region contains:
- the LOC136168892 gene encoding olfactory receptor 8B4-like, with the protein MALVNSSSVSEFILVGLSERSELQLPLFLLFLGIYAFTVVGNLGLITLIVLNSNLHTPMYFFLFNLSFIDFCYSCVFTPKMLIDFASENIISYVGCMTQLFFFCFFVNSECYVLVSMAYDRFVAICNPLLYTVTMSPRVCSLMMLGSYVIGFAGAMAHTGSMLRLTFCDSNIVDHYLCEVLPLLQLSCTSTHINELVFFIVVGGVITISIICIFISYALILSSILRIPSPEGRSKAFSTCGSHVVAVALFFGSGAFTYLTNSFPGSKDQGKFASVFYTNVVPMLNPLIYSLRNKDVKLALRKTLKTVLF; encoded by the coding sequence ATGGCTCTAGTAAACAGCTCCTCGGTGTCTGAGTTCATCCTCGTGGGATTATCAGAACGATCAGAGCTTCAgctccccctcttcctcctgttcTTAGGGATCTATGCGTTCACAGTGGTGGGCAACTTGGGCTTGATCACCTTAATTGTGCTGAATTCTAACCTTCACACTCCaatgtactttttcctcttcaACTTGTCTTTTATAGATTTCTGTTATTCCTGTGTGTTTACTCCCAAAATGCTAATTGACTTTGCATCAGAAAATATCATTTCTTATGTGGGATGCATGACACaactatttttcttctgtttctttgtcaaTTCTGAGTGCTACGTGTTGGTATCGATGGCTTATGATCGCTTTGTGGCTATTTGCAATCCTCTGCTGTACACGGTCACCATGTCCCCTCGGGTCTGTTCTCTGATGATGCTTGGTTCATATGTGATAGGATTTGCTGGGGCCATGGCCCACACCGGAAGCATGTTGAGACTGACCTTCTGTGATTCCAACATCGTCGACCACTATCTGTGTGAAGTTCTCCCCCTCTTGCAGCTCTCCTGCACCAGCACTCACATCAATGAGCTGGTGTTTTTTATTGTTGTCGGAGGGGTCATCACAATATCCATTATCTGTATCTTCATCTCCTATGCTCTGATTCTCTCCAGTATCCTCCGTATTCCTTCCCCTGAGGGTAGGTCCAAAGCCTTCAGCACATGTGGCTCCCATGTAGTTGCTGTGGCTCTGTTCTTTGGGTCAGGGGCATTCACCTATTTAACAAACTCTTTTCCTGGATCAAAGGACCAGGGTAAATTTGCCTCAGTCTTCTACACCAATGTGGTTCCAATGCTTAACCCTTTGATCTACAGTCTGAGGAATAAGGATGTTAAACTTGCTCTGAGAAAAACCCTGAAGACAGTTCTCTTCTGA